In the Petrotoga sibirica DSM 13575 genome, one interval contains:
- a CDS encoding dipeptidase: MTNFKEQAHKILEESLVIDAHFDLLMDVANQRKFGIHKVIENDHLDNFRKGGLNAVVSSLFIESFLTPEISLREALDQISSLYQELEESSDYLMLCKSYEDMIKAKENNKIGIFLSFEGVEPLNNDLDLLDIFYRLGVRFVGLTWSRRNFAGDGSKFLPPDPKKNSNGLSDFGKDLVKKVQSLGMIIDVSHLNDKGFWQVIEITKGPIIASHSNCRKIVNLERNLSDPQIKAIADTDGVIGINALNKIVAKDPEKANVGDLVKHIDHIVNLVGIEYVGLGFDFCEHLKKFNPQFVNELNPSPSFQVLNNHSNIVLLVEKLLQRGYGEEDIKKILGENFLRVYKKVLID, from the coding sequence TTGACTAACTTCAAAGAACAAGCTCATAAGATCCTAGAAGAAAGTCTTGTAATCGATGCACACTTTGATTTACTAATGGATGTAGCAAATCAAAGGAAATTTGGAATTCACAAAGTTATAGAAAACGATCATCTCGACAATTTTCGCAAAGGTGGATTAAATGCCGTAGTTTCCTCTTTGTTTATCGAAAGTTTTTTAACCCCTGAAATCTCATTAAGAGAGGCTTTAGATCAAATTAGCTCACTTTACCAGGAATTAGAAGAATCAAGCGATTATTTAATGTTATGTAAATCATACGAAGATATGATTAAAGCAAAAGAAAATAATAAAATCGGAATATTTTTATCTTTTGAAGGTGTCGAGCCCTTAAACAACGATTTAGATTTACTCGATATCTTTTACCGTTTAGGTGTGAGATTTGTAGGATTAACCTGGAGCAGAAGGAACTTTGCAGGTGATGGAAGTAAGTTTTTACCGCCAGATCCAAAGAAAAATTCTAACGGTTTATCTGATTTTGGAAAAGATTTAGTCAAAAAAGTTCAAAGTCTAGGAATGATAATAGATGTTAGCCATTTGAACGACAAAGGATTTTGGCAAGTTATTGAGATTACTAAGGGACCTATAATAGCTTCCCATTCTAATTGTAGAAAGATAGTAAACTTAGAAAGAAATCTCTCTGATCCACAAATAAAGGCTATAGCAGATACCGACGGGGTAATAGGAATAAATGCCTTGAACAAAATCGTTGCCAAAGATCCAGAAAAAGCCAACGTTGGCGATTTGGTTAAACATATAGATCACATTGTAAATTTAGTGGGCATTGAGTATGTAGGTTTGGGTTTTGATTTCTGTGAGCATCTAAAAAAATTCAATCCCCAGTTTGTTAATGAACTAAATCCATCTCCATCTTTTCAAGTTTTAAATAACCATTCAAACATAGTATTACTCGTTGAGAAACTACTGCAAAGGGGATACGGTGAAGAAGACATAAAGAAGATATTGGGAGAAAACTTTTTACGTGTGTATAAAAAAGTACTAATTGATTAA
- a CDS encoding thymidine kinase, whose product MATGNLVVIVGPMYSGKTSELISFIEIYTLGKKKIKVFKPLLDNRYNETSIVSHSNTSVKAIPINNSAEILPRLDGDEKAIFIDEIQFLDETLREVVVEMINSGKDVYCAGLDLSYKNNPFKVTSLLMSHADTVIKKKAVCHECGEYRGTMTYKTVENGGEIDVGGFEKYIAVCRDCYLELNKNKQNQNKSQNQGG is encoded by the coding sequence ATGGCTACAGGTAATTTAGTAGTAATTGTAGGACCAATGTATTCTGGCAAAACTTCTGAATTAATCTCTTTCATTGAAATTTACACCCTTGGGAAAAAGAAGATAAAAGTTTTTAAACCTTTACTAGATAACAGATATAACGAAACTTCTATTGTATCTCATTCAAATACATCCGTTAAAGCCATTCCCATCAATAATTCTGCTGAAATTCTGCCTCGACTTGATGGAGACGAAAAGGCGATTTTTATAGATGAAATTCAGTTTTTAGACGAAACACTTAGAGAAGTGGTTGTCGAGATGATCAATTCTGGTAAGGATGTTTATTGTGCAGGTCTGGATTTGAGTTATAAAAATAATCCTTTCAAAGTTACTTCGCTTTTAATGTCTCATGCGGACACTGTGATTAAAAAGAAAGCGGTCTGTCATGAATGTGGAGAATACAGGGGTACAATGACTTACAAAACTGTGGAAAACGGTGGAGAAATCGATGTTGGCGGATTTGAAAAATATATCGCTGTATGTAGAGATTGCTACTTAGAGTTGAATAAAAACAAACAGAATCAAAACAAATCACAGAATCAAGGGGGTTGA
- a CDS encoding aldo/keto reductase, with protein MRITSIYDKVELANKVKIPWLGYGTYKAHGDELIEGVKHALSIGYRLIDTAEMYENEEEIGKAIRQSKIPRNKIFITSKVWNTNQGFESTLNSFENSLKRLGTDYLDLYLIHWPVSGKYLETWEALEKLYKEGRVRAIGVSNFLIHHLQDIINNCEITPMVNQVEFHPYLLQRDLLDFCQKNKIRLEAWSPLMRGRVLDIPQLIDIAKKYKKTPAQIVLRWDLQHGVVTIPKSVHKERIKENADIFDFELTEEEMNIIDNLDQNKRFGANPDDF; from the coding sequence ATGCGAATTACAAGTATCTATGACAAAGTTGAATTAGCGAACAAAGTGAAAATTCCTTGGTTGGGTTATGGGACATACAAAGCCCATGGAGATGAATTGATAGAGGGTGTAAAGCACGCTTTAAGTATAGGATATAGGTTGATAGATACCGCTGAAATGTACGAAAACGAAGAAGAGATAGGTAAAGCCATTAGACAAAGTAAAATACCAAGAAATAAAATTTTTATAACCTCCAAAGTATGGAATACGAATCAAGGTTTTGAAAGTACTTTAAACTCTTTTGAGAATTCCTTAAAAAGATTGGGAACAGATTATTTAGATTTATATTTAATACACTGGCCTGTAAGTGGAAAATACTTAGAAACATGGGAAGCTCTTGAAAAGTTGTATAAAGAAGGTAGAGTAAGGGCTATAGGTGTGAGTAACTTTTTAATTCATCATCTTCAAGATATAATAAACAACTGTGAAATTACACCTATGGTTAATCAAGTAGAATTTCATCCATACTTATTGCAAAGAGATCTTCTGGATTTTTGTCAAAAAAACAAAATACGACTTGAGGCTTGGAGTCCTTTAATGAGGGGAAGAGTTCTAGACATACCTCAGTTAATTGATATAGCAAAAAAGTACAAAAAAACTCCTGCACAAATAGTATTAAGATGGGACTTACAACATGGTGTGGTAACTATTCCCAAATCTGTACACAAAGAAAGAATAAAAGAAAATGCCGATATTTTCGATTTTGAACTAACAGAAGAAGAAATGAATATAATAGACAATTTAGACCAGAATAAAAGATTTGGAGCAAATCCCGATGATTTTTAA